A stretch of the Tardiphaga sp. 709 genome encodes the following:
- the phnD gene encoding phosphonate ABC transporter substrate-binding protein, translated as MINRRSILLSAAALAFAATSASAQDYKAKYPELTFAIIPAENASGVTERWAPFVAYLSKELGVKVNLRIANDYAAVIEGQRSGNIHIASYGSASFARARLTGVKTDAFANDINIDGSTGYYSVFFVKANSAYKTIDNLKGKNLGLVDPNSTSGNNVPRFELDKMGISDADTYFSKVVFTGSHENALLALSQGTVDVAANQWTNDNDSTLQQMLTKGMLKNADGTPMKKEDFRIIHKSAPIINGPYAYSSDLPEELKVAIAKAFVDAPTKDKAAFDRLSDGQKKGFHAATTKDWDATIDLIKFVDALRKKKAS; from the coding sequence ATGATCAACCGTCGCTCCATTCTGCTCAGCGCCGCAGCGCTGGCTTTCGCCGCCACCTCGGCTTCGGCCCAGGACTACAAGGCCAAGTATCCGGAACTGACCTTCGCCATCATCCCGGCAGAGAACGCGTCGGGCGTCACCGAGCGCTGGGCGCCCTTCGTCGCTTATCTGTCGAAAGAACTCGGCGTGAAGGTAAACCTGCGCATCGCCAATGACTACGCAGCCGTCATCGAAGGCCAGCGCTCCGGCAACATCCACATCGCCAGCTATGGTTCGGCCTCGTTCGCCCGTGCCCGCCTCACCGGTGTGAAGACCGATGCCTTTGCCAACGACATCAACATCGATGGCTCGACCGGCTATTACTCGGTGTTCTTCGTCAAGGCGAACAGCGCTTACAAGACCATCGATAATCTGAAGGGCAAGAACCTCGGCCTGGTCGATCCGAATTCAACCTCCGGCAACAACGTGCCGCGCTTCGAGCTGGACAAAATGGGCATCTCCGATGCCGACACCTATTTCAGCAAGGTCGTGTTCACCGGCAGCCACGAAAATGCGCTGCTGGCGCTGTCACAGGGCACGGTGGATGTCGCCGCCAACCAGTGGACCAACGACAACGACTCGACGCTGCAGCAGATGCTGACCAAGGGCATGCTGAAGAATGCCGATGGCACGCCGATGAAGAAGGAAGACTTCCGCATCATCCACAAGTCGGCCCCGATCATCAACGGCCCCTATGCCTATAGCTCCGACCTGCCGGAAGAGCTCAAGGTCGCCATCGCCAAGGCCTTCGTCGATGCACCGACCAAGGACAAGGCGGCTTTTGATCGCCTGTCGGACGGCCAGAAGAAGGGCTTCCATGCCGCGACCACCAAGGATTGGGACGCGACCATCGACCTGATCAAGTTCGTCGACGCGCTTCGTAAGAAGAAGGCGTCGTAA
- the phnE gene encoding phosphonate ABC transporter, permease protein PhnE encodes MSAAVSILPAPQLAALNDAYRKAVARRRLRTLFVVVACFAALFVASLGAEVNLRTFIEKIGNFGSYFDRIFTLEAGTRVWTDVNEWFWGWKKWLSLLGETVLISYVGTLIGAVLAFGLNFLAAENTAPSAPLRFAVRRFMEFCRTVPDIVFALIFVIAFGLGPMAGVLAIAIHCVGALGKLYGEIVENIDMKPVEGIRSTGAGWIDCMRFAVLPQVAAGFASYTLLRFEINVRGASVMGFVGAGGIGQELVVAVRKFYYSDVSAILLMIIVTVFIIDIGTGWLRGRLFGKEARS; translated from the coding sequence ATGTCCGCCGCCGTTTCCATCCTTCCGGCTCCGCAGCTCGCTGCGCTGAACGATGCCTACCGCAAAGCGGTGGCACGCCGGCGGTTGCGCACGCTGTTCGTTGTGGTGGCCTGCTTTGCAGCGCTGTTCGTCGCGTCGCTCGGTGCCGAGGTCAATCTTAGAACTTTCATCGAGAAGATCGGCAACTTCGGCAGCTATTTCGATCGTATCTTCACGCTTGAGGCCGGCACCCGCGTCTGGACCGACGTCAATGAATGGTTCTGGGGTTGGAAGAAGTGGCTGTCGCTGCTCGGCGAGACCGTGCTGATCAGCTATGTCGGCACACTGATCGGCGCCGTGCTGGCCTTTGGGCTGAATTTTCTCGCGGCTGAGAACACCGCGCCGTCCGCACCGCTGCGCTTTGCTGTCAGGCGCTTCATGGAATTCTGCCGCACCGTGCCGGATATCGTGTTCGCGCTGATCTTCGTCATCGCCTTTGGTCTCGGCCCAATGGCAGGCGTGTTGGCCATTGCGATTCACTGCGTTGGGGCGCTCGGCAAGCTCTATGGCGAGATCGTCGAGAATATCGACATGAAGCCGGTGGAAGGCATTCGCTCGACCGGAGCGGGCTGGATCGACTGCATGCGCTTTGCAGTGCTGCCGCAGGTCGCGGCCGGATTTGCCAGCTACACGCTGCTGCGCTTCGAGATCAATGTGCGCGGCGCGTCCGTGATGGGCTTCGTCGGCGCCGGCGGCATCGGCCAGGAACTCGTCGTTGCTGTCAGAAAGTTCTACTATTCCGACGTCAGTGCGATCCTGCTGATGATCATCGTCACGGTCTTCATCATCGACATCGGAACCGGCTGGCTGCGCGGCCGTCTGTTCGGCAAGGAAGCCAGATCATGA
- a CDS encoding glutathione binding-like protein, giving the protein MDLYFSPMACSMATRIALYEAEAGSAAQFLEVDPLSKEVLSDGSDFRSVNPLGLVPTLRTDDGAILTENAAILQHVAERFPQSPIAAGSGLERSRLQQWLCFIGTELHKGLFVPLLAKKAPAEMKAYTLQNGLSRLTYLENHLTGRDFLLDRFSVADAYLVTVLNWTMVLPEIDLKNWPAIKAYHKRLRERPSIVRAVTEEFELFKAEQERHKAAA; this is encoded by the coding sequence ATGGATCTCTATTTCTCGCCGATGGCCTGTTCGATGGCGACACGCATTGCGCTCTATGAGGCAGAAGCTGGCAGCGCCGCGCAATTCCTCGAGGTCGATCCGCTGAGCAAGGAGGTCCTCAGCGATGGTTCGGATTTCCGCAGCGTGAACCCGTTGGGGCTGGTGCCGACGCTGCGCACCGACGATGGCGCAATCCTCACCGAGAATGCCGCGATCCTGCAGCATGTCGCGGAGCGATTCCCGCAGTCGCCCATCGCAGCCGGTTCAGGTCTGGAGCGGAGCCGGCTGCAACAGTGGCTCTGCTTCATCGGCACGGAACTGCACAAGGGGCTGTTCGTCCCGTTGCTCGCCAAGAAGGCGCCGGCCGAGATGAAGGCCTATACGCTGCAGAACGGCCTGTCCCGGCTGACCTATCTCGAGAACCATCTTACCGGACGCGACTTCCTGCTCGACAGGTTCAGCGTGGCCGATGCCTACCTCGTCACTGTGCTGAACTGGACGATGGTGCTGCCGGAGATCGATCTGAAGAACTGGCCGGCGATCAAGGCCTACCACAAGCGCCTGCGGGAACGGCCGAGCATCGTGCGCGCGGTCACTGAAGAGTTCGAACTGTTCAAGGCCGAACAGGAGCGCCACAAGGCGGCGGCGTGA
- a CDS encoding TetR/AcrR family transcriptional regulator: MRNGTKKKKPVVVATPQPAAGPKRRGRPRAYEPDVAIGQALALFRKGGYAATSLDDLSEVTGMNRPSLYGAFGDKRALYIKSYQRYRDDYTVRVIEIFKADIDIRERLRRFFDAALDIYLTGEEPRGCFTVMTVASDAIADPDIRELVYRGFADVDDAFGWCFRTALTRGEMPDTVDVAALSQMASAILFSLSIRARAGVLRTELNAIVKGAIALLCGPVR, from the coding sequence GTGCGAAATGGTACAAAAAAGAAAAAGCCCGTTGTCGTGGCAACTCCGCAGCCTGCCGCTGGGCCGAAGCGGCGAGGGCGGCCGCGGGCCTATGAGCCCGATGTGGCGATTGGGCAGGCGCTGGCGCTGTTTCGCAAAGGCGGTTATGCGGCGACATCACTGGACGATCTGAGCGAAGTCACCGGCATGAACCGGCCGTCGCTCTATGGCGCGTTCGGCGACAAGCGCGCACTCTATATCAAGAGCTACCAGCGCTATCGGGACGACTACACTGTCCGGGTCATCGAGATCTTCAAGGCCGATATCGATATCCGGGAGCGGCTGCGCCGGTTCTTCGATGCGGCACTCGACATCTATCTCACCGGTGAGGAGCCGCGCGGTTGCTTCACGGTGATGACCGTGGCCTCGGATGCGATTGCCGATCCCGACATCCGCGAATTGGTCTATCGCGGTTTTGCTGATGTCGACGATGCCTTCGGCTGGTGCTTCCGCACCGCACTCACGCGCGGCGAAATGCCGGACACCGTGGACGTTGCGGCGCTATCGCAGATGGCGTCGGCGATATTGTTTTCGCTGTCGATCCGTGCCCGAGCCGGTGTTCTCCGCACTGAGCTGAATGCGATCGTGAAAGGTGCAATTGCCTTGCTCTGCGGCCCGGTGCGCTAG
- a CDS encoding YciI family protein — MLYAILCYHDEAVVGGWSKDEDDAVMAKLAVVHGKLAQQGRLGPVARLLPTTAATTLRKDEPPVVLDGPFAETKEQLLGFYVVEAENLDGALEIAGELGRANPGGAYEIRPIGVFHGAFQP; from the coding sequence ATGCTTTACGCCATCCTCTGCTACCATGATGAAGCCGTTGTCGGCGGCTGGTCGAAAGACGAAGACGACGCCGTGATGGCGAAGCTCGCCGTCGTGCACGGCAAGCTCGCGCAGCAGGGCCGACTCGGCCCGGTGGCGCGCCTGCTGCCGACCACCGCGGCGACAACGCTGCGCAAGGACGAGCCGCCGGTGGTGCTCGATGGCCCCTTCGCCGAAACCAAGGAACAGTTGCTCGGTTTCTATGTCGTCGAGGCAGAAAATCTCGATGGCGCGCTGGAGATTGCCGGGGAACTCGGCCGCGCCAATCCCGGCGGTGCGTATGAGATCCGACCCATTGGCGTCTTTCACGGAGCGTTCCAGCCATGA
- a CDS encoding RNA polymerase sigma factor, with protein sequence MTDVAWIDAALTSARPQALGALLRYFRNLDTAEEAFQNACLRALKTWPQNGPPRDAAAWLIMVGRNVAIDDIRRGAKQQPLPDDDHAISDLDDAESELADRLDGSHYRDDILRLLFICCHPQLPATQQIALALRIVSGLTVKQIARAFLVSDAAMEQRITRAKSAVAKANVPFETPGAPERSERLAAVAAMLYLIFNEGYSASGESIDLRAPLCEEAIRLGRLLLKLFPAEPEIMGLVALMLLQYARSAARFDANGALVLLDDQDRTLWNGKMIAEGLALIDKAMRHRRTGAYQIQAAIAALHARAAKPEDTDWAQIELLYGSLEILQPSPVITLNRSVAVSKVRGPEAALEMIAPLAAKLSNYFHFFGVRGAYLMQLGRNDEARESFNRAIALANTSAEADHIRMHLDRLMLESKPRPKVANKAKNQAKNKAAAPK encoded by the coding sequence ATGACGGATGTCGCCTGGATCGATGCGGCGCTGACCTCGGCGCGTCCCCAGGCGCTCGGTGCGTTGCTGCGCTATTTCCGCAATCTCGACACTGCAGAGGAGGCGTTCCAGAACGCCTGCCTGCGCGCACTGAAGACCTGGCCGCAAAATGGCCCGCCGCGCGATGCCGCGGCGTGGCTGATCATGGTCGGTCGCAACGTGGCCATCGACGATATCCGCCGCGGCGCGAAGCAGCAGCCGCTGCCGGACGACGACCATGCGATATCTGATCTGGATGATGCCGAAAGCGAGCTCGCCGACCGGCTCGACGGCTCGCACTATCGCGACGATATCCTGCGGCTGCTGTTCATCTGCTGCCATCCGCAGCTCCCGGCGACGCAGCAGATCGCGCTGGCACTGCGCATCGTCTCGGGCCTGACGGTGAAGCAGATCGCACGCGCGTTCCTCGTCTCGGACGCCGCGATGGAACAGCGCATTACCCGCGCGAAATCAGCCGTCGCCAAGGCCAATGTGCCGTTCGAGACACCCGGCGCGCCGGAGCGCAGCGAGCGTCTCGCTGCCGTGGCCGCCATGCTCTATCTGATCTTCAACGAGGGCTATTCGGCATCAGGTGAAAGTATCGATCTGCGCGCGCCGTTGTGCGAGGAGGCGATCCGCCTGGGACGGTTGCTGCTCAAGCTGTTTCCGGCCGAGCCGGAGATCATGGGCCTGGTAGCGTTGATGCTGCTGCAATATGCCCGCTCGGCGGCGCGTTTCGATGCCAATGGCGCGCTGGTATTGCTCGACGATCAGGACCGCACGCTGTGGAACGGCAAGATGATCGCCGAAGGCCTGGCGTTGATCGACAAGGCGATGCGCCATCGTCGCACCGGCGCCTATCAGATCCAGGCTGCCATTGCCGCGCTCCATGCCCGCGCGGCCAAGCCGGAAGACACCGACTGGGCGCAGATCGAACTGCTCTATGGCTCGCTGGAGATATTGCAGCCGTCGCCGGTGATCACGCTCAATCGCTCGGTGGCGGTGTCGAAAGTGCGCGGCCCCGAAGCGGCACTGGAGATGATCGCGCCGCTGGCCGCGAAACTTTCAAATTACTTCCACTTTTTCGGCGTGCGGGGCGCCTATCTGATGCAGCTCGGCCGCAATGACGAAGCGCGCGAGAGCTTCAACCGCGCCATCGCGCTGGCAAATACGTCCGCGGAGGCCGATCACATCCGGATGCATCTCGACCGGCTGATGCTGGAGAGCAAACCGCGACCGAAAGTCGCGAACAAGGCCAAGAATCAGGCGAAGAACAAGGCGGCTGCTCCAAAATAA
- a CDS encoding DoxX family protein, protein MPISRASIWIGRILSTLVVLFLVMDGGIKLVPIKEVTETMQQLGYSGSMAQARGLGVLTLLCALLYAIPRTSVFGAILLTGLLGGAMATHLRVDSPLFTHLLFGFYIGVMAWGGLYLRDPHLRAMIPIRPQSL, encoded by the coding sequence ATGCCCATTTCCCGTGCCTCAATCTGGATCGGCCGCATCCTCAGTACCCTCGTAGTCCTCTTCCTGGTGATGGATGGCGGCATCAAGCTGGTGCCGATCAAGGAGGTTACCGAGACCATGCAGCAGCTCGGCTATAGCGGCAGCATGGCACAGGCGCGCGGCCTTGGCGTCCTCACGCTGCTCTGCGCATTGCTTTACGCGATCCCGCGTACATCCGTTTTCGGCGCCATTCTGCTCACCGGGCTTCTTGGCGGCGCGATGGCGACGCACCTGCGCGTCGACAGCCCGCTATTCACGCATCTGTTGTTTGGCTTTTACATCGGCGTGATGGCATGGGGTGGGCTGTACCTGCGCGATCCCCATTTGCGCGCGATGATCCCGATCCGACCCCAAAGTCTTTAA
- a CDS encoding VOC family protein, protein MQVNPYLHYNGNCEEALNFYVKAIGAKIDVIMHVEGSPAAEQMPPSMAKKVLHGQISVDGEVIMASDAPPDYFEKMQGMSVCLQIKDPADGAKVFAALSEGGTIKMPFGATFWSKGFGMCVDKFGAPWMINCAME, encoded by the coding sequence ATGCAGGTCAATCCCTATCTTCACTACAACGGCAATTGCGAAGAGGCGCTCAATTTCTATGTGAAGGCTATCGGCGCCAAGATCGACGTCATCATGCATGTGGAAGGCTCGCCTGCGGCGGAACAGATGCCGCCCTCGATGGCCAAGAAGGTGCTGCATGGCCAGATCTCGGTCGATGGCGAGGTCATCATGGCCTCGGACGCGCCGCCAGATTATTTCGAGAAGATGCAGGGCATGTCGGTCTGTCTGCAGATCAAGGATCCTGCAGATGGCGCCAAGGTGTTCGCGGCATTGTCCGAGGGCGGCACCATCAAGATGCCGTTCGGCGCCACGTTCTGGTCAAAGGGATTTGGCATGTGTGTCGACAAGTTCGGCGCGCCCTGGATGATCAACTGCGCGATGGAGTGA
- a CDS encoding multidrug effflux MFS transporter: MSAFTRNAIVLGLLSAVGPFAIDMYLPALPAITADLHTTTSATQMTLIAFFIAFGLCQIAYGPLSDVYGRKAPLYAGLTLFIAGSIGCALAPGVAWLIAFRFIQGLGAAAMGVIPRAIIRDLHTGVEATKLMSLVMLVFSVSPILAPLGGSALIVPFGWRAVFVATTIAAVIALVLVASLLPETRPAHERISGSVRNVLGSFGELLRDWHFLGLTFIGGLGMASFFAFLATSSFVYIGHYGLTPTQYSLAFSVNAIGFIGASQFAGYLGGRFGMGRVVMAAVSAYAFFAVVLLALTLAGFSSLAVLIPLLFVSFAFLGLVIPSTMVLSLENHGPIAGIASALGGTLQMVSGGVMIGVSGLFFDGTSLPMVATIACTAVGALAVSIATLRPRELSPQLAE, encoded by the coding sequence ATGTCCGCCTTTACCCGCAACGCCATCGTGCTCGGCCTACTCTCCGCCGTCGGCCCCTTCGCTATCGACATGTATCTGCCGGCGCTGCCGGCGATCACCGCCGATCTGCACACCACGACCTCGGCAACGCAGATGACGCTGATCGCGTTCTTCATTGCTTTCGGCCTGTGCCAGATCGCCTATGGTCCGCTGTCCGACGTCTATGGCCGCAAGGCGCCGCTCTATGCGGGTCTGACGCTGTTCATCGCCGGGTCGATTGGTTGCGCGCTGGCGCCGGGGGTGGCGTGGTTGATTGCGTTTCGTTTCATTCAGGGCCTCGGCGCCGCCGCCATGGGCGTGATCCCACGCGCGATCATCAGGGATCTGCACACCGGCGTCGAGGCGACGAAACTGATGTCGCTGGTGATGCTGGTATTCTCGGTGTCGCCGATCCTCGCGCCGCTCGGCGGCAGTGCGCTGATCGTGCCGTTCGGCTGGCGCGCAGTGTTCGTCGCAACGACCATTGCAGCCGTCATTGCCCTTGTGCTGGTCGCCTCGCTGCTGCCGGAGACGCGCCCCGCGCATGAGCGCATCTCGGGCAGTGTGCGCAATGTGCTCGGCAGCTTCGGCGAGCTGCTGCGCGACTGGCACTTCCTCGGGCTCACCTTCATCGGCGGCCTCGGCATGGCGAGCTTCTTCGCGTTCCTGGCGACATCGTCCTTTGTCTATATCGGACACTACGGCCTGACCCCGACGCAATACAGCCTGGCTTTCTCGGTCAACGCCATCGGCTTCATCGGCGCCTCGCAATTCGCAGGATATCTCGGCGGGCGCTTCGGTATGGGCCGCGTGGTGATGGCGGCGGTGTCGGCCTATGCGTTTTTCGCAGTCGTGCTGCTGGCGCTCACGCTGGCCGGCTTCAGCAGCCTTGCCGTACTGATTCCGCTGTTGTTCGTGTCCTTCGCCTTCCTTGGTCTGGTGATCCCGTCCACCATGGTGCTGTCGCTGGAGAACCATGGCCCCATCGCCGGCATCGCCTCCGCCCTGGGCGGCACGCTGCAGATGGTCAGTGGCGGCGTGATGATCGGCGTGTCCGGGCTGTTCTTCGACGGCACCTCGCTGCCGATGGTCGCGACCATCGCCTGCACGGCGGTTGGTGCGCTTGCCGTCAGTATCGCCACGCTACGCCCGCGCGAACTTTCGCCGCAGCTCGCGGAGTAG
- a CDS encoding DUF1772 domain-containing protein: MSFGLTFAAAIGSGLMAGLFFVFSVTVMTALGKLPAPAGIAAMQSINSTILSPLFLTAFMGTVLLSVIIAVIAVLNWSHPASPYLVTGALLYTVGTFLVTVVFNAPLNDALAVASADSAEAASLWTRYLSVWTGWNHVRTAASIGALAFFMLGLRVL; encoded by the coding sequence ATGTCGTTCGGCCTGACATTCGCGGCAGCGATAGGCTCCGGCCTGATGGCGGGGCTGTTCTTCGTATTCTCGGTGACGGTGATGACCGCGCTCGGCAAGCTGCCAGCCCCGGCCGGTATTGCCGCGATGCAGTCGATCAACAGCACGATCCTCAGTCCGCTGTTCCTCACCGCTTTCATGGGCACGGTCCTGCTCAGCGTCATCATCGCTGTGATCGCGGTGCTGAACTGGTCGCATCCGGCGTCACCCTACCTCGTCACGGGCGCGCTGCTCTATACCGTCGGCACCTTCCTAGTCACCGTCGTCTTCAACGCGCCGCTGAACGACGCGCTCGCAGTCGCGTCCGCCGACAGCGCCGAGGCGGCAAGTCTGTGGACGCGCTATCTGTCGGTCTGGACCGGCTGGAACCACGTGCGCACGGCGGCATCCATCGGCGCGCTGGCCTTTTTTATGCTGGGGCTCCGCGTTCTCTAG
- a CDS encoding TonB-dependent siderophore receptor, translated as MKFKSSTHLGWLVGAALPMLALITTPSQAQSPQGSTALPAVVVDQPIRPAARARATRPSTARARATRQAAARNNAPVAAATAAAGVRAETATGPVQGYLANRGMGGTKTDTPLRETPQSISVVTADRITDQGGLSVQETLRYVPGVTADPFGGDARGDYTLIRGQEPSRYLDGMQGSRLSQVLEWRRDPYAVERIEVLRGPSSVLYGGSSTGGVLNEVSKRPQAESRNEIGVQYGSFDRKQLQMDSTGKLTKDGEWLYRFVGVLRDSNSQVDYVPNDRILLAPSLTWRPTNDISWTVLGNYQKDSSSSFSAFLPIEGVLKPGPNGYIPVNRFAGEPNYDRYNITTGGITSLYEQNFGDALKIKQSFRYSHTDGDYAIMYPDLYSNPTNPFLDAGRRTVQRIYYARQAAKDAFTSDSNAEIKLQTGAVSHKVLVGIDYLGLHEKTRSGSGLDPRPFDLYAPVYSNFSASLTDDRQAQQGQTGFYAQDQMRLGPWLALLGVRQDYVSYSIEGLPTQNDRATTGRAALMYELPFGVTPYVSWAQSFNPIFGAGTCATFCKPVRGEQYEVGVKYNLFAGTAINVGFYDTTEKNRLSGDPSNPIFSIQTGQVRIKGAELEVLTSVTPNLDLIGAYAYTDARIESGDNAGKRVASVPQQQASLWGKYRLASLGLPDVTVGAGVRYIGESWDGIDVLRTPDYTLFDAMIRWDNGPWRLQFNATNIADTRNIATCLSFGDCFYGMGRTLLSTATYRF; from the coding sequence ATGAAATTCAAATCTTCCACTCATCTGGGATGGCTTGTCGGAGCGGCGCTGCCGATGCTGGCGTTGATCACGACGCCATCGCAGGCGCAATCGCCGCAAGGCAGCACGGCATTGCCAGCCGTGGTGGTGGATCAACCCATTCGCCCGGCCGCACGTGCGCGCGCGACCCGCCCATCGACAGCACGCGCGCGTGCAACGCGCCAGGCTGCGGCGCGCAACAATGCGCCGGTTGCTGCTGCCACCGCGGCTGCCGGTGTTCGCGCGGAAACTGCCACCGGGCCGGTGCAGGGCTATCTCGCCAATCGCGGCATGGGCGGCACCAAGACCGACACGCCACTCCGCGAGACGCCGCAGTCGATCTCGGTCGTGACCGCCGATCGCATCACCGACCAGGGCGGCCTGTCTGTCCAGGAAACCCTGCGCTATGTGCCCGGCGTGACCGCCGATCCGTTCGGCGGCGATGCCCGCGGCGACTACACGTTAATCCGCGGCCAGGAGCCAAGCCGCTATCTCGACGGCATGCAGGGCTCGCGGCTCAGCCAGGTGCTGGAATGGCGCCGCGATCCCTACGCAGTGGAGCGCATCGAAGTGCTGCGCGGGCCATCGTCAGTGCTGTATGGCGGCTCGTCCACCGGCGGCGTGCTCAACGAAGTGTCGAAGCGCCCGCAGGCCGAATCCCGCAACGAGATCGGCGTGCAGTATGGCTCCTTCGACCGCAAGCAATTGCAGATGGACTCCACCGGCAAGCTGACCAAGGATGGCGAGTGGCTGTATCGCTTCGTCGGCGTGCTGCGCGACTCCAACTCGCAGGTCGACTACGTGCCAAACGACCGCATCCTGCTGGCGCCGTCGCTGACCTGGCGCCCGACCAATGACATCTCCTGGACCGTGCTCGGCAACTACCAGAAGGACAGTTCCAGCTCGTTCAGCGCCTTCCTGCCCATCGAGGGCGTGCTGAAGCCCGGCCCCAACGGCTATATCCCGGTCAACCGCTTCGCCGGCGAGCCGAATTACGATCGCTACAACATCACTACCGGCGGCATCACCAGCTTGTACGAGCAGAACTTCGGCGATGCGCTGAAGATCAAGCAGAGCTTCCGCTACAGTCACACCGATGGCGATTACGCCATCATGTATCCGGACCTGTATTCCAACCCGACCAACCCGTTCCTCGACGCCGGCCGGCGTACCGTACAGCGGATCTACTACGCCCGTCAGGCGGCGAAGGACGCCTTCACCTCCGACAGCAATGCCGAAATCAAGCTGCAGACTGGCGCGGTGTCGCACAAGGTGCTGGTGGGCATCGACTATCTCGGCTTGCACGAGAAAACCCGCAGCGGCAGCGGCCTCGATCCGCGGCCGTTCGATCTGTATGCGCCGGTCTATAGCAATTTCTCGGCCTCGCTAACCGACGATCGGCAGGCACAGCAGGGCCAGACCGGCTTCTATGCGCAGGACCAGATGCGGCTGGGACCATGGCTCGCGCTGCTCGGCGTGCGGCAGGACTATGTCAGCTATAGTATCGAGGGGCTGCCCACGCAGAACGACAGGGCCACCACCGGCCGCGCCGCGCTGATGTACGAATTGCCGTTCGGCGTGACGCCCTATGTGTCCTGGGCGCAATCGTTCAATCCGATTTTCGGCGCCGGCACCTGCGCCACGTTCTGCAAGCCGGTGCGCGGCGAGCAGTATGAGGTCGGCGTCAAGTACAATCTGTTCGCCGGCACAGCGATCAATGTCGGATTTTACGACACCACCGAGAAGAACCGGCTGTCGGGCGACCCATCCAATCCGATCTTCTCGATCCAGACCGGCCAGGTGCGGATCAAAGGCGCCGAACTGGAAGTGTTGACCAGCGTCACACCCAATCTCGACCTGATCGGCGCCTATGCCTATACCGACGCGCGGATCGAGTCCGGTGACAATGCCGGCAAGCGCGTCGCCAGCGTGCCGCAGCAGCAGGCCTCATTGTGGGGCAAATATCGCCTGGCCTCGCTCGGCCTGCCTGACGTTACCGTCGGCGCCGGCGTGCGTTATATCGGCGAGTCCTGGGACGGCATCGACGTGCTGCGCACGCCCGACTACACGCTGTTTGATGCCATGATACGCTGGGACAATGGCCCGTGGCGGCTGCAGTTCAATGCGACCAATATTGCCGATACCCGCAACATCGCCACCTGTCTGTCGTTCGGCGATTGCTTCTACGGCATGGGCCGCACGCTGCTGAGCACCGCGACCTATCGATTCTGA
- a CDS encoding SDR family oxidoreductase — protein sequence MTKADGNIRKVALVTGAARGIGLAVAKRFLGEGYRVALLDIERELLDASVKALNDPDNTLALHTDVSDAAAVDKAFAATQARFGRLDALVNNAGIANFKPLLETTLEEWERIMAVNLTGPFLCTKAAAPLMREHGGGAIVNIASISALRASTLRVAYGTSKAGIIHFTKQSAVELALLGIRVNAVAPGPVETAMAKAVHTPAIRADYHDAIPLNRYGGEDELADAIFFLCSDRSSYITGQMLAVDGGFDATGIGLPTLRREGING from the coding sequence ATGACCAAAGCTGACGGTAACATTCGCAAGGTTGCACTCGTCACCGGCGCCGCGCGCGGCATCGGCCTTGCGGTCGCCAAGCGCTTTCTCGGCGAAGGCTATCGTGTCGCGCTGCTGGATATCGAACGCGAGCTGCTCGACGCCAGCGTCAAGGCGCTGAACGATCCCGACAACACGCTGGCGCTGCATACGGATGTCTCCGACGCCGCTGCTGTGGATAAAGCCTTTGCCGCCACGCAGGCCCGCTTCGGCCGGCTCGATGCGCTGGTCAACAATGCCGGCATTGCGAATTTCAAGCCCCTGCTCGAGACGACGCTGGAGGAATGGGAACGCATCATGGCCGTGAACCTCACCGGCCCGTTCCTGTGCACCAAGGCGGCGGCTCCCTTGATGCGCGAGCATGGCGGCGGCGCCATCGTCAACATTGCCTCGATCTCCGCACTGCGCGCGTCCACGCTGCGCGTCGCCTACGGCACCAGCAAGGCCGGCATCATTCACTTCACCAAGCAGTCCGCTGTCGAGCTCGCGCTGCTCGGCATCCGCGTCAATGCGGTGGCGCCGGGCCCGGTGGAAACCGCGATGGCCAAGGCCGTGCATACACCGGCGATCCGCGCCGATTATCACGATGCGATTCCGCTGAATCGTTACGGCGGCGAGGACGAACTCGCGGACGCGATCTTCTTCCTGTGCAGCGACCGGTCGAGCTACATCACCGGCCAGATGCTGGCAGTCGACGGCGGTTTCGATGCCACGGGCATTGGCCTGCCGACGTTGCGGCGCGAGGGCATCAACGGCTAG